From a single Sphingopyxis sp. DBS4 genomic region:
- a CDS encoding SLOG family protein produces the protein MARFDNFADLAEHYASLTSADAFAGAFTSEIAASQLSIHDEPTADDLPDADAARAVAAHVTGEIFNLFADTRLAPVAPRIAWGIVNSFHKVAQQLSRQEDDAARELGELARIMDPSEIHAVKVEETQRLCQSLHEAVAAICAMRDHAAEIYRVECGQPWSATTGSRTGRTLTASQIDARDFLAARAVEKREAHAPTGPVVVLSGGQDWTEHKALWDRLDAIKARIPAMTLVTTAQHKGADAIGAAWAAARGVPLVAFRLNRQLGNRAAFERNRSIQRLLPVEAVICEGSGVQINLAQNLRAAGVPLTIFKHADFAIRDQAHA, from the coding sequence ATGGCCCGCTTCGATAACTTCGCCGACCTCGCAGAACATTATGCCAGCCTCACCAGCGCCGACGCCTTCGCGGGCGCTTTCACCAGCGAAATTGCCGCCAGCCAGCTTTCCATCCACGACGAACCCACGGCCGACGACTTGCCCGACGCCGATGCAGCGCGCGCCGTTGCTGCCCACGTCACCGGCGAGATTTTCAACCTCTTCGCCGATACGCGCCTTGCACCTGTCGCACCTCGCATCGCTTGGGGGATCGTCAACAGCTTCCACAAGGTGGCGCAGCAGCTTTCACGCCAAGAGGATGACGCCGCGCGCGAGCTTGGCGAGCTGGCGCGCATCATGGACCCTTCCGAAATCCACGCGGTGAAGGTCGAGGAGACGCAGCGCCTTTGCCAGTCGCTTCATGAAGCCGTCGCGGCGATCTGCGCGATGCGCGACCACGCCGCCGAGATTTACCGCGTCGAATGCGGCCAGCCTTGGTCCGCTACCACCGGCAGCCGAACGGGCCGCACCTTGACCGCCTCGCAGATCGACGCGCGCGACTTTCTCGCAGCGCGCGCGGTGGAAAAACGGGAAGCACACGCCCCGACTGGTCCGGTTGTCGTTTTGTCGGGCGGGCAGGACTGGACCGAGCATAAGGCGCTTTGGGATCGTCTGGACGCGATCAAGGCCCGCATTCCCGCGATGACGCTTGTCACGACTGCGCAGCACAAGGGCGCCGACGCCATCGGCGCCGCATGGGCCGCAGCGCGCGGGGTGCCGCTTGTCGCCTTCCGGCTCAATCGCCAGCTTGGCAACCGCGCCGCGTTCGAGCGTAACCGTTCTATTCAGCGATTGCTGCCAGTTGAAGCCGTTATTTGCGAAGGCAGCGGCGTCCAGATCAATCTCGCGCAGAATCTTCGCGCCGCTGGCGTCCCGCTCACCATCTTCAAACACGCAGATTTTGCGATCCGCGATCAGGCTCACGCCTGA
- a CDS encoding type II toxin-antitoxin system Phd/YefM family antitoxin: MELPIEKVTSSEVSKRFGFYYDEAMTHPIGIERNGATRVVMLPASEYERLARLDHIAVTPEELSDEATRSLRTATARPEAVALNELMD, from the coding sequence ATGGAACTGCCAATCGAAAAGGTCACTTCCAGTGAGGTTTCGAAGCGCTTCGGCTTCTATTACGACGAAGCCATGACGCACCCCATCGGGATCGAGCGCAACGGCGCCACCCGCGTCGTCATGTTGCCCGCGTCCGAATATGAACGCCTCGCGCGCCTCGACCATATCGCTGTCACGCCCGAGGAATTGAGTGATGAAGCAACCCGAAGCCTCCGGACCGCCACGGCGCGCCCCGAAGCCGTCGCCCTTAACGAGCTCATGGACTGA
- a CDS encoding type II toxin-antitoxin system PemK/MazF family toxin, protein MYLWRAEKERGLEDGRKIRPCLVLSTFRARGQLRVITAPITTRNYDPGLSIAIPPRVTEHLGLDDRSRIVWNDLNEFTWVGPDVRGAADGSPFIGIMPEALWRRVLDNVISARINPTHRSE, encoded by the coding sequence GTGTATCTCTGGCGCGCCGAAAAGGAGCGCGGGCTTGAGGACGGCCGCAAGATTCGGCCCTGCCTCGTTCTCAGCACGTTCCGGGCTCGGGGCCAGCTACGCGTCATCACCGCGCCGATAACGACGCGTAACTATGACCCTGGCCTCTCGATAGCGATCCCGCCCCGGGTGACGGAGCACCTGGGACTGGACGACCGTTCGCGGATCGTATGGAACGACCTCAACGAGTTCACCTGGGTTGGACCTGACGTACGAGGCGCAGCTGACGGCTCGCCCTTCATCGGCATCATGCCCGAGGCACTTTGGCGGCGGGTGCTCGATAATGTAATCAGCGCCCGCATCAATCCAACGCACCGCTCCGAATAG
- a CDS encoding DUF736 family protein produces the protein MANIGNLKKNSDGVFIGRIDTVAFSNVVALRPVISQNDAAPKYEVMALTPARTWAKVGAMFEQIKKSTGEVFYQGRIDDPSMANPMDIALWHDREGGFAVLWSRRRPRREIPAGQAEQDLPPVGQSSDDGIGGDSGLGDSTAPDAPQTGKGKGAAGKGGETADKATA, from the coding sequence ATGGCTAATATTGGCAATCTCAAGAAGAACAGTGACGGCGTTTTCATTGGTCGTATCGATACCGTCGCCTTTTCTAACGTCGTTGCGCTGCGTCCGGTCATCAGCCAGAATGACGCGGCGCCCAAATATGAGGTCATGGCGCTGACCCCGGCGCGCACCTGGGCCAAGGTCGGGGCGATGTTCGAGCAGATCAAGAAGTCGACGGGTGAAGTCTTCTATCAGGGTCGCATCGACGATCCGAGCATGGCGAACCCGATGGACATTGCGCTGTGGCATGACCGCGAAGGGGGATTTGCCGTCCTTTGGAGCCGTCGCCGTCCGCGTCGTGAAATCCCCGCGGGTCAGGCCGAACAGGACCTGCCGCCCGTCGGGCAGAGTTCGGACGATGGGATTGGCGGCGACTCCGGTCTGGGCGACAGCACGGCACCCGATGCGCCGCAGACCGGCAAGGGCAAGGGCGCAGCAGGGAAGGGGGGCGAAACCGCCGACAAGGCTACCGCCTGA
- a CDS encoding TraY domain-containing protein, which yields MTIFNVRLSREDEAELAAAAKKSGRSKSEIARDAISAHLKSMADDERRWETLHDDWSDYGSAVQDAYEALVGHQVAKLDAVRKAFETRLVEIGNMDWAQAIEPVYEIFRRKVIEKSGVAYAPNPYIGGRDPKDPEMIAVIGFAADDTHDLAIPLEQVFYNYCDSAGLEAFNEIPAVFARARARLEADDEKREQPDAN from the coding sequence ATGACCATCTTTAACGTGCGATTGTCGCGCGAAGACGAAGCTGAGCTAGCGGCCGCGGCGAAGAAGTCGGGTCGGAGCAAGTCGGAGATCGCGCGCGATGCAATTTCTGCGCATCTGAAGTCGATGGCCGATGATGAGCGGCGATGGGAAACGCTTCATGACGACTGGAGCGACTATGGGTCCGCAGTTCAGGACGCCTATGAAGCCCTCGTCGGCCATCAGGTTGCCAAGCTCGATGCGGTTCGCAAAGCATTTGAGACACGCCTGGTCGAGATCGGGAATATGGATTGGGCACAGGCGATCGAGCCGGTCTACGAGATTTTTCGGCGGAAGGTGATCGAGAAGTCAGGGGTAGCATATGCGCCGAACCCTTATATCGGGGGACGTGACCCCAAAGATCCGGAGATGATCGCCGTGATCGGGTTTGCGGCCGACGATACTCACGACTTGGCGATCCCGCTTGAACAAGTCTTCTACAACTATTGCGATTCCGCAGGCTTGGAGGCTTTCAACGAAATTCCCGCAGTATTTGCGCGAGCGCGGGCACGGCTCGAGGCGGACGATGAAAAACGAGAGCAACCGGATGCGAATTAG
- a CDS encoding sigma factor-like helix-turn-helix DNA-binding protein, with protein sequence MKWHHHLSRAYWLRIRAKRYPHYARRLGADPPVLDQLDLAMDLLWPFARRVFLMHRVDDLSYGAIATAVDVDVATIERCIADALWSVRMVRREFE encoded by the coding sequence ATGAAATGGCATCATCACTTGTCGCGCGCTTATTGGCTCCGGATCCGCGCGAAGCGCTATCCGCATTATGCTCGTCGGCTCGGCGCTGATCCGCCGGTCCTCGATCAACTGGATCTGGCGATGGACCTGTTGTGGCCCTTCGCGCGGCGCGTGTTCCTCATGCACCGCGTCGATGATCTGTCCTATGGAGCGATTGCGACCGCGGTCGACGTCGACGTGGCGACGATCGAACGCTGTATCGCCGATGCGCTGTGGTCGGTCAGAATGGTTCGCCGGGAGTTCGAGTGA
- a CDS encoding sigma-70 region 4 domain-containing protein, giving the protein MIWHHRFGRNYWLRVRLRQYPAYAQNLGPAPDIREQVKLAIQLVWPLARSVYLLNCVHELSYREIATCVGVDVRTVEMCIADALISIWKICDEFADTPG; this is encoded by the coding sequence ATGATCTGGCATCACCGCTTCGGGCGAAACTATTGGCTGCGCGTCCGATTGAGGCAATACCCCGCGTATGCTCAGAATCTCGGCCCCGCGCCGGACATCCGAGAGCAAGTGAAGCTCGCGATCCAGCTCGTTTGGCCGCTCGCGCGATCCGTCTATCTGCTGAACTGCGTTCACGAACTGAGTTATCGCGAGATCGCGACGTGCGTGGGGGTCGATGTCCGCACAGTCGAGATGTGCATCGCCGACGCCCTCATTTCAATATGGAAGATCTGCGACGAGTTTGCCGACACTCCCGGTTAA
- a CDS encoding single-stranded DNA-binding protein: MKQKADFIITGRIGKIDAKEKVAHIDVATKYPYKDKDDNWKDRTVWNRVTLFKKQHERVTEIGVGDLVTFEGRVGQSSYERNGVRHYNVDLTVNDFTIERRKGEQATTTNDTPPAEDDDHVPF, encoded by the coding sequence ATGAAACAGAAAGCCGACTTCATCATCACTGGCCGTATCGGAAAGATCGACGCCAAGGAGAAGGTCGCGCACATCGATGTCGCCACCAAATATCCCTACAAGGACAAGGATGACAACTGGAAGGATCGCACCGTCTGGAACCGCGTCACGCTCTTCAAGAAACAGCATGAACGCGTAACAGAAATCGGCGTCGGCGACCTGGTGACCTTCGAAGGTCGCGTTGGACAGAGCAGCTACGAGCGGAACGGCGTTCGCCACTATAACGTGGACCTGACCGTCAACGACTTCACCATCGAGCGCCGGAAGGGCGAACAGGCGACGACCACGAACGATACGCCGCCCGCTGAAGACGACGATCACGTTCCCTTCTGA
- a CDS encoding DUF1173 domain-containing protein, translated as MDGGARRAPRNLQRAFRARRTLDAVSAFSIAPGGLSMQRYYVLDREMAAGEDGFEAMVARAYTLRQAVRCLCRRDIALDLYIAHRHGGHVLSRWPGTGPRHAPHCDHYEAPDHLTGLGQVLGSAIVDDIDNGVTTLKFGFPLSKGPARAAPASFTNDKPDVKATGQRLSMRGMLHFLWDRAQLTHWHPRMAGKRNWYIVRRQLLNAALGCKVRGDPLAQRLFVPETFRLDDKDAIAGRQDAELAIARSEPDRIMILIGEIRSIESARYGEKILIKHMPQRPFLMDADMARRFHKRFAAEEELWRSDDRDGSLIMAASFSMGASGLAQIFEMSVMPVTREWIPYEGLEERMLVTQAIEEKRHFVKGMRVNLGLEMPIASLTLTDTGGEATAVYLAHNLPEPRYDEALEQLMRTQGVEHLTWRPGDCLQIAQSGSTPIKVAGTSTAH; from the coding sequence TTGGACGGCGGCGCCAGAAGGGCCCCGCGCAATCTTCAGCGAGCGTTTCGAGCTCGGCGAACATTGGACGCCGTTTCTGCCTTCAGCATTGCTCCCGGAGGACTGAGCATGCAGCGCTACTATGTTCTCGACCGGGAAATGGCCGCAGGCGAAGACGGGTTCGAGGCGATGGTGGCGCGAGCCTACACGCTCAGGCAGGCAGTCCGGTGCCTCTGCCGGCGCGACATCGCACTCGATCTTTATATTGCCCACCGGCATGGCGGGCATGTGCTGTCGCGCTGGCCCGGGACGGGCCCGCGGCACGCGCCGCACTGCGATCATTATGAGGCGCCCGATCATCTGACCGGACTCGGCCAGGTTCTCGGCAGCGCGATCGTCGACGACATCGACAATGGCGTAACGACGCTCAAGTTCGGGTTCCCGCTGTCAAAGGGGCCAGCGCGCGCGGCGCCAGCGTCGTTCACGAACGACAAGCCCGATGTGAAGGCTACCGGACAGCGTCTATCGATGCGCGGGATGCTGCATTTCCTTTGGGATCGAGCGCAGCTCACTCACTGGCATCCGCGCATGGCGGGCAAGCGCAACTGGTATATTGTTCGCCGGCAGCTCCTGAATGCGGCGCTCGGCTGCAAGGTGCGGGGCGATCCACTCGCCCAGCGCCTGTTCGTTCCGGAGACATTCCGGCTCGATGACAAGGACGCGATCGCGGGACGTCAGGATGCGGAGCTGGCCATTGCGCGATCGGAGCCGGACAGGATTATGATCCTGATCGGCGAGATCCGTTCGATCGAAAGCGCCCGCTATGGCGAGAAGATTCTGATCAAGCATATGCCGCAACGTCCGTTTCTGATGGACGCCGATATGGCCCGACGCTTCCATAAGCGGTTCGCGGCCGAAGAGGAGCTTTGGAGGTCCGACGATCGCGACGGCAGTTTGATCATGGCCGCAAGCTTTTCCATGGGGGCGTCGGGCCTCGCGCAGATATTCGAGATGTCGGTGATGCCAGTCACCCGCGAATGGATTCCCTATGAGGGGCTCGAGGAACGGATGCTGGTGACGCAGGCGATCGAGGAGAAGCGCCATTTCGTGAAGGGGATGCGGGTAAATCTCGGTCTCGAGATGCCGATCGCGAGCCTGACACTCACTGACACCGGGGGCGAAGCCACGGCGGTCTATCTCGCACACAACCTGCCTGAGCCGCGGTATGACGAGGCACTCGAGCAGCTCATGCGGACGCAAGGCGTCGAGCATCTTACTTGGCGACCCGGTGATTGTCTGCAGATTGCGCAGAGTGGTTCGACCCCAATAAAGGTGGCGGGAACATCAACTGCCCACTGA